One Kitasatospora sp. MAP12-44 DNA segment encodes these proteins:
- a CDS encoding radical SAM protein, with product MRPMVKIWYVSSQRLCNFHCTYCVSVKDYAKSNTYDWKRPRDRSDFESIVRWIAAQPFDVGVRLATLGEPFTSNDFMTQAAWLTRQPSVRFVEVLTNGSLLKRRLPRLAADADLSKLSLWITHHHTEITVDRLIDNARFAQEKYGCFTVVNALLFPDNAEQIAVLRAAAQAAGLRFNLDLGYDPGTATGDHHQATQMAPILQTDAGIQQAIALGADPDVLKVNLLALNDVQGQPCSAGHDYLYIGIDGEVYPCSRYYVLKQDRLGNALAPDFRLPLREVPWNNCKAGNGCCNKEDFLNLKLAGRHQRPTVPSLGWTRN from the coding sequence ATGCGACCCATGGTGAAGATCTGGTACGTCTCCTCGCAGCGGCTGTGCAACTTCCACTGCACCTACTGCGTGTCCGTCAAGGACTACGCCAAGAGCAACACCTACGACTGGAAACGCCCGAGGGACCGCAGCGACTTCGAGAGCATCGTGCGCTGGATCGCCGCCCAGCCCTTCGACGTCGGCGTCCGCCTGGCCACCCTGGGCGAACCCTTCACCTCCAACGACTTCATGACGCAGGCCGCCTGGCTTACCCGCCAACCCTCCGTCCGCTTCGTCGAGGTGCTGACCAACGGCTCCCTGCTCAAGCGGCGCCTTCCCCGCCTCGCGGCCGACGCCGACCTCTCCAAGCTCTCTCTGTGGATCACCCACCACCACACCGAGATCACCGTCGACCGCCTCATCGACAACGCCCGCTTCGCCCAGGAAAAGTACGGCTGCTTCACCGTCGTCAACGCACTGCTCTTCCCCGACAACGCCGAACAGATTGCCGTCCTGCGGGCCGCCGCTCAGGCCGCGGGACTGCGGTTCAACCTCGACCTCGGCTACGACCCCGGCACCGCCACCGGCGACCACCACCAGGCCACTCAGATGGCCCCCATCCTCCAAACCGACGCCGGCATCCAGCAGGCCATCGCGCTCGGTGCCGACCCCGACGTGCTCAAGGTCAACCTCCTCGCCCTCAACGACGTTCAGGGCCAGCCCTGCTCGGCCGGCCACGACTACCTCTACATCGGCATCGACGGCGAGGTGTACCCCTGCTCCCGGTACTACGTCCTCAAGCAGGACCGCCTCGGCAACGCCCTCGCCCCCGACTTCCGCCTCCCGCTACGCGAGGTGCCCTGGAACAACTGCAAGGCCGGCAACGGCTGCTGCAACAAGGAGGACTTCCTCAACCTCAAGCTCGCCGGCAGACACCAGCGGCCCACCGTGCCCAGCCTCGGCTGGACCCGCAACTGA
- a CDS encoding creatininase family protein — MRVQDLSWPQYEERITTHTVVLPIGAIEAHGPHLPLSTDTVIATYLAEQLDARIPALVLPPIPFGVKTDPVRAGGEFPGMTNLRASTMTQLVLDVLTASYRHGARRFLVLHGHIANLPVVHEAAELFLAQAPGAKVMAAAWWDFAPEDTRNDIARENGVARSEDNHAAMVETSLMMHIAPHQVREHLLADDTSERRVRYLILPVPDALKTRTGVIYQAGKASADIGHRLLPEIIDQLVQAVNLELGDE; from the coding sequence ATGCGTGTTCAGGATCTGTCGTGGCCGCAGTACGAGGAACGGATCACGACCCACACCGTCGTCCTGCCCATCGGCGCCATCGAGGCCCACGGCCCGCACCTGCCGCTGTCCACCGACACCGTCATCGCCACCTACCTCGCCGAACAGCTCGACGCCCGCATCCCTGCACTGGTCCTGCCGCCGATCCCGTTCGGCGTCAAGACCGACCCCGTGCGCGCCGGCGGTGAGTTCCCCGGCATGACCAACCTGCGGGCCTCGACCATGACCCAGCTGGTCCTGGATGTGCTCACCGCCTCCTACCGGCACGGCGCGCGCAGGTTCCTGGTCCTGCACGGCCACATCGCGAACCTGCCGGTCGTCCACGAGGCCGCCGAGCTCTTCCTCGCCCAGGCCCCCGGTGCCAAGGTCATGGCAGCAGCCTGGTGGGACTTCGCACCCGAGGACACCCGTAACGACATCGCCCGCGAGAACGGCGTGGCCCGCAGCGAGGACAACCACGCGGCGATGGTCGAGACCAGCCTGATGATGCACATCGCCCCGCACCAAGTGCGCGAACACCTGCTGGCCGACGACACCAGCGAACGCAGGGTCCGCTACCTGATCCTGCCCGTCCCCGACGCCCTCAAGACCCGCACGGGCGTCATCTACCAAGCCGGAAAGGCCAGCGCCGACATCGGCCACCGCCTCCTCCCGGAGATCATCGACCAGCTCGTCCAGGCGGTGAACCTCGAACTGGGTGACGAGTAA
- a CDS encoding TetR/AcrR family transcriptional regulator C-terminal domain-containing protein, whose translation MGRPVRNLLSREIIARAALAVVDEHGPAGLTMRALAERLGVKAASLYNHVSGKDELLDALAELVNAEIDHAPLDGATGVEDWRAGVARYARGYRQVFLRHPNTIALLARRRVEATRQLLGYDKLLGALTAAGLAPADAAEAAAALDYLVLGSALETFTAGFTRAAADYRPHYPELAGALEASTARGGGPGGLDERGFELALRLLLGGLTPSG comes from the coding sequence GTGGGGCGACCGGTCAGGAACCTGCTGAGCAGGGAGATCATCGCCAGAGCGGCCCTGGCCGTGGTCGATGAGCACGGCCCTGCCGGGCTCACCATGCGGGCGCTGGCCGAGCGGCTCGGCGTCAAGGCGGCCTCGCTCTACAACCATGTGAGCGGCAAGGACGAGCTGCTGGACGCGCTGGCCGAGCTGGTCAACGCCGAGATCGACCACGCGCCGTTGGACGGCGCGACCGGTGTCGAGGACTGGCGGGCGGGTGTGGCGCGCTACGCCCGGGGTTACCGGCAGGTCTTCCTGCGGCACCCGAACACCATCGCGCTGCTCGCCCGGCGCCGGGTCGAGGCGACTCGCCAGCTGCTGGGGTACGACAAGCTGCTCGGTGCGCTCACCGCCGCCGGGCTGGCACCGGCCGACGCGGCGGAGGCGGCGGCCGCGCTGGACTACCTGGTGCTGGGCTCGGCGCTGGAGACCTTCACCGCGGGATTCACCCGCGCGGCGGCCGACTACCGGCCGCACTACCCGGAGCTGGCCGGAGCCCTGGAGGCCTCGACGGCACGCGGCGGTGGTCCGGGCGGGCTGGACGAGCGCGGCTTCGAGCTCGCGCTGCGCCTGCTGCTGGGCGGGCTGACGCCGAGCGGCTGA
- a CDS encoding TIGR03084 family metal-binding protein: MPDLSELITDLTAECSELDALVADLTTEGWSTETSAPGWTISHQISHLAWTDAWALRALREPVGFEAAARDLFTGPDNAVDAGAEAGARRPHGELLADWRAGRAELAKELAAADPAGKLPWFGPPMKPLSMATARIMETWAHGEDVADALGVQRAPTARLRHIAHLGFRTIPFAFAANGLPQPDAALRVELTAPDGELWVWGPADAVDRISGPALDFCLRVTQRRHPDDLALTAVGPVATAWLPIAQVFAGPPGAGRAPSA; this comes from the coding sequence ATGCCCGACCTCTCTGAGCTGATCACCGACCTGACCGCCGAGTGCTCCGAACTCGACGCCCTGGTGGCCGACCTGACCACCGAGGGCTGGTCCACCGAGACCTCCGCCCCCGGCTGGACGATCAGCCACCAGATCTCCCACCTGGCCTGGACGGACGCCTGGGCGCTGCGCGCGCTGCGTGAGCCGGTCGGCTTCGAGGCCGCCGCCCGGGACCTCTTCACCGGGCCCGACAACGCCGTCGACGCGGGCGCGGAGGCCGGCGCACGGCGGCCGCACGGCGAGCTGCTGGCCGACTGGCGGGCCGGACGGGCCGAGCTGGCAAAGGAGTTGGCCGCGGCCGACCCGGCCGGCAAGCTGCCCTGGTTCGGCCCGCCGATGAAGCCGCTCTCGATGGCGACCGCACGGATCATGGAGACCTGGGCGCACGGTGAGGACGTCGCCGACGCCCTCGGCGTGCAGCGGGCGCCGACGGCCCGGCTGCGGCATATCGCCCATCTGGGCTTCCGTACCATCCCGTTCGCCTTCGCGGCCAACGGACTCCCGCAGCCCGACGCCGCGCTGCGCGTCGAACTCACAGCCCCCGACGGCGAGTTGTGGGTCTGGGGACCGGCGGACGCGGTGGACCGGATCAGCGGCCCCGCGCTGGACTTCTGCCTGCGGGTGACCCAGCGCCGGCACCCGGACGACCTGGCCCTGACGGCGGTCGGCCCGGTGGCCACCGCCTGGCTGCCGATCGCCCAGGTGTTCGCGGGGCCGCCGGGAGCCGGACGGGCGCCGTCCGCCTGA
- a CDS encoding AMP-binding protein: MQTALSVMDFLNRAEQVYPDRLGIVDEPVQPAEPWHELTYRRIAELARAQAAGLDRLGIGQGERVAIVSHNSARLMTSLFGVSGYGRVLVPINFRLKAEEVAYIVEQSGATLLLVDPELDEALAGVPCARRYVLGAESDSELYDFDHEPVRYEIDENDTATINFTSGTTARPKGVQLTHRNCWLNATLMALHFGANDRDVYLHTLPMFHANGWGMPYGLTGLGAQHIVLRKVDGAEILRRVERHGVTFLCGAPAVCTAVLDAAADWDGPIPGRDRVRIIVAGAPPPSSVIQRIESELGWEFMQIYGLTETSPIVTVNRTRAEWDGLSGAERADRLVRAGAPAIGTELRVDEQGEVLVRSNTVLTGYWDRPDETAAALKDGWFHTGDGGTLEDGYLTISDRKKDVIITGGENVSSIEVEDVLYDHPDVAEVAVIGVPDTKWGETIKALVVLKPGRSADEAALIAHCKARMAGYKSPTSVEFRDTLPRTTTGKLQKFRLREPYWAGRSRGVN; this comes from the coding sequence ATGCAGACAGCACTGTCCGTGATGGACTTTTTGAACCGGGCCGAGCAGGTGTACCCGGACCGGCTCGGCATTGTCGACGAACCCGTCCAACCAGCCGAGCCCTGGCACGAGTTGACGTATCGACGGATCGCCGAGCTGGCCCGCGCGCAGGCCGCGGGGTTGGACCGGCTGGGGATCGGCCAGGGCGAGCGGGTCGCGATCGTCTCGCACAACTCGGCCAGGTTGATGACCTCGCTCTTCGGAGTCAGCGGATACGGGCGGGTGCTGGTCCCGATCAACTTCCGACTGAAGGCCGAGGAGGTCGCCTATATCGTCGAGCAGAGCGGCGCCACCCTGCTGCTGGTGGACCCGGAGTTGGACGAGGCGCTGGCCGGGGTGCCCTGCGCCCGCCGCTATGTGCTCGGTGCCGAGAGCGACTCCGAGCTGTACGACTTCGACCATGAGCCGGTCCGCTACGAGATCGACGAGAACGACACCGCCACCATCAACTTCACCAGCGGAACCACCGCCCGCCCCAAGGGCGTTCAGCTCACCCACCGCAACTGCTGGCTGAACGCCACCCTGATGGCCCTGCACTTCGGGGCGAACGATCGCGATGTGTATTTGCATACTTTGCCCATGTTTCACGCGAACGGTTGGGGGATGCCCTACGGCCTGACCGGCCTGGGCGCCCAGCACATCGTGCTGCGCAAGGTGGACGGCGCCGAGATCCTGCGCCGGGTCGAGCGGCACGGGGTGACCTTCCTGTGCGGCGCGCCCGCGGTGTGCACGGCGGTGCTCGACGCGGCGGCCGACTGGGACGGGCCGATCCCCGGCCGCGACCGGGTGCGGATCATCGTGGCCGGCGCGCCCCCGCCGAGCAGCGTGATCCAGCGCATCGAGAGCGAGCTGGGCTGGGAGTTCATGCAGATCTACGGCCTGACCGAGACCTCCCCGATCGTCACGGTGAACCGCACCCGCGCCGAGTGGGACGGGCTGTCGGGCGCCGAGCGGGCCGATCGGCTGGTCCGCGCGGGCGCCCCGGCGATCGGCACCGAGCTGCGGGTGGACGAGCAGGGCGAGGTGCTGGTGCGCTCCAACACCGTGCTCACCGGCTACTGGGACCGCCCGGACGAGACGGCGGCCGCGCTGAAGGACGGCTGGTTCCACACCGGGGACGGCGGCACGCTGGAGGACGGCTACCTGACCATCTCGGACCGGAAGAAGGACGTGATCATCACCGGCGGCGAGAACGTCAGCTCGATCGAGGTGGAGGACGTCCTCTACGACCACCCGGACGTCGCCGAGGTCGCCGTAATCGGTGTGCCGGACACCAAGTGGGGTGAGACGATCAAGGCGCTGGTCGTCCTCAAGCCGGGCCGCAGCGCGGACGAGGCGGCGCTGATCGCGCACTGCAAGGCCCGGATGGCGGGCTACAAGTCCCCCACGTCGGTGGAGTTCCGGGACACCCTGCCGCGCACCACCACCGGCAAGCTGCAGAAGTTCCGGCTGCGCGAACCGTACTGGGCCGGCCGCAGCCGCGGCGTCAACTGA
- a CDS encoding SDR family oxidoreductase codes for MDLTDPTPRPAASARPVAVVTGASRGLGLELARSLAEDGWQLVITARDGTELSAAEAALSRLTTVTALPGSVVDDDHRADLAEAAARLGGAELLINNASTLTGYDLAGAALPTLAEFPLPGLLETFEVNVLAPIALTQLLLPQLRSHGGTVINLSSDAAVEAYPGWGGYGASKAALDHASAVLAVEEPQLRVWSVDPGDLRTRMHQEAFPGEDISDRPLPATVVPAFRALLRERPGSGRYRAADLRTPAGS; via the coding sequence ATGGACCTCACCGACCCCACCCCGCGCCCCGCCGCCTCCGCCCGTCCCGTCGCCGTGGTCACCGGTGCCTCGCGCGGCCTCGGCCTCGAACTCGCCCGGTCACTGGCCGAGGACGGCTGGCAGCTGGTGATCACGGCCCGCGACGGAACCGAACTCTCCGCCGCCGAAGCCGCGCTGAGCCGGCTGACCACCGTGACGGCGCTGCCCGGATCGGTGGTCGACGACGACCACCGGGCCGACCTCGCCGAGGCCGCCGCCCGGCTCGGCGGCGCCGAGCTGCTGATCAACAACGCCTCCACGCTGACCGGTTACGACCTCGCCGGCGCCGCGCTGCCCACCCTCGCCGAGTTCCCGCTGCCCGGCCTGCTGGAGACCTTCGAGGTCAACGTCCTCGCCCCGATCGCGCTCACCCAGCTGCTGCTGCCCCAACTCCGCTCGCACGGTGGCACGGTGATCAACCTCAGCTCGGACGCCGCGGTCGAGGCCTACCCCGGCTGGGGAGGCTACGGCGCGAGCAAGGCCGCCCTGGACCACGCCTCGGCCGTCCTCGCGGTCGAGGAGCCGCAGCTGCGGGTCTGGTCGGTCGACCCCGGTGACCTGCGCACCCGGATGCACCAGGAGGCCTTCCCCGGCGAGGACATCTCGGATCGGCCGCTGCCCGCGACGGTCGTCCCGGCCTTCCGCGCGCTGCTGCGCGAGCGGCCCGGTTCGGGCCGCTACCGCGCCGCCGACCTGCGGACGCCGGCGGGGAGTTGA
- a CDS encoding S-adenosylmethionine:tRNA ribosyltransferase-isomerase: MTTTTEMTTTTVTGFDFAVPSELSAHAPAEARGTARDEVRMLVGHRGEQSAEHRSFAELPTVLRPGDLLVVNNSATLPAALPARLPDGTAVVLHLSSAHPDPRGTHLVELRRPPAAGSAAAGYFPPEESPARPELALALPAGGRAVLTGPFTARLWYARLTLPAPLPAYLARHGKAIRYGYVDRDWPLAAYQTVFAAEPGSSEMPSAARPFTPRLVSALVARGILIAPITLHTGVASPEAHEAPYAERFKVPETTARLVEHVRATGGRTIAVGTTAVRALESAVGPDGRPRAADGWTDLVITPERGVRLVDGLLTGWHEPRASHLLMLEAIAGRPLLDLCYTEALAHRYLWHEFGDVNLLL; this comes from the coding sequence ATGACGACCACCACCGAGATGACGACCACCACCGTGACCGGCTTCGACTTCGCCGTCCCGTCCGAGCTGTCCGCCCACGCCCCCGCCGAGGCCCGCGGCACGGCGCGCGACGAGGTGCGGATGCTGGTCGGCCACCGCGGCGAACAGAGCGCCGAGCACCGCTCGTTCGCCGAACTGCCGACCGTGCTGCGCCCCGGCGACCTGCTGGTCGTCAACAACTCCGCGACGCTGCCCGCCGCACTGCCCGCCCGGCTGCCCGACGGTACGGCGGTGGTGCTGCACCTCTCCTCCGCGCATCCGGATCCCCGCGGCACCCACCTCGTCGAACTGCGCCGCCCGCCCGCCGCGGGGTCCGCCGCCGCCGGGTACTTCCCGCCCGAGGAGAGCCCGGCGCGCCCCGAACTGGCGCTCGCCCTGCCGGCCGGCGGCCGCGCCGTGCTGACCGGACCGTTCACCGCCCGGCTCTGGTACGCCCGGCTCACCCTGCCCGCGCCGCTCCCCGCCTATCTGGCCCGGCACGGCAAGGCCATCCGGTACGGCTACGTCGACCGCGACTGGCCGCTCGCCGCCTACCAGACGGTCTTCGCCGCCGAGCCCGGCAGCAGTGAAATGCCCAGCGCGGCCCGTCCGTTCACGCCCCGGCTGGTCAGCGCCCTGGTGGCGCGCGGCATCCTGATCGCGCCGATCACGCTGCACACCGGCGTCGCCTCCCCGGAGGCCCACGAGGCGCCGTACGCGGAGCGGTTCAAGGTCCCGGAGACGACCGCCCGGCTGGTCGAACACGTCCGGGCCACCGGCGGGCGGACCATCGCGGTGGGCACCACCGCCGTCCGCGCGCTGGAGTCCGCCGTCGGCCCGGACGGCCGTCCGCGCGCGGCCGACGGCTGGACGGACCTGGTGATCACCCCCGAGCGCGGGGTACGCCTGGTCGACGGCCTGCTGACCGGCTGGCACGAGCCGCGCGCCTCGCACCTGCTGATGCTGGAGGCGATCGCCGGCCGCCCGCTGCTCGACCTCTGCTACACCGAGGCGCTCGCCCACCGCTACCTCTGGCACGAGTTCGGCGACGTCAACCTGCTGCTCTGA
- a CDS encoding methyltransferase, whose product MNSLTTSRGDLDLARFPADPRDPLRAWDAADAYLLRHLDSLAVSGTVVVVGDRWGALTTALAAYAPVQITDSFLAQQATRANLARNGVDAGAVQLLSTQDAPPSRIDVLLIRVPKSLALLEDQLHRLAPGVHADTVVIGTGMVTEIHTSTLKLFERILGPTRTSLAEKKARLIFCTPDARPEHAASPWPHAYQLPADIGVAAGLTVTNHAGTFCAERLDIGTRFFLRHLPQGRGPQHIVDLGCGNGVVGTAAALANPRAELTFIDESYQAVASAEATFRANTPAGAAGHFLVGDGLSDVPADSVDLVLNNPPFHTHQATTDATAWRMFTGSRRVLRPGGELWVIGNRHLGYHVKLRRLFGNCEVVTSDPKFVILRSVRT is encoded by the coding sequence ATGAACAGTCTGACCACGTCACGGGGTGACCTCGACCTCGCCCGCTTCCCCGCGGACCCCCGCGACCCGCTTCGCGCCTGGGATGCCGCCGACGCCTACCTGCTGCGGCACCTCGACTCCCTCGCCGTGTCCGGCACGGTGGTCGTCGTCGGCGACCGCTGGGGTGCGCTGACCACCGCCCTCGCCGCGTACGCCCCCGTGCAGATCACCGACTCGTTCCTCGCCCAGCAGGCGACCCGGGCGAACCTGGCACGCAACGGCGTCGACGCCGGCGCCGTCCAGCTGCTGTCGACCCAGGACGCGCCGCCCTCCCGGATCGACGTCCTGCTGATCCGGGTGCCCAAGAGCCTGGCGCTGCTGGAGGACCAGCTGCACCGCCTCGCGCCGGGCGTGCACGCCGACACCGTCGTGATCGGCACCGGCATGGTCACCGAGATCCACACCTCGACGCTGAAGCTCTTCGAGCGGATCCTCGGCCCGACCCGCACCTCGCTGGCCGAGAAGAAGGCCCGGTTGATCTTCTGCACCCCCGACGCCCGGCCGGAGCACGCCGCCAGCCCGTGGCCGCACGCCTACCAACTGCCCGCCGACATCGGCGTGGCCGCCGGCCTGACCGTCACCAACCACGCCGGCACCTTCTGCGCCGAACGCCTCGACATCGGCACCAGGTTCTTCCTGCGCCACCTCCCGCAGGGCCGGGGGCCGCAGCACATCGTCGACCTGGGCTGCGGCAACGGCGTGGTCGGCACGGCCGCGGCGCTGGCCAACCCCCGTGCCGAGCTGACCTTCATCGACGAGTCCTACCAGGCGGTGGCCTCGGCCGAGGCGACCTTCCGGGCGAACACCCCGGCCGGCGCCGCCGGGCACTTCCTGGTCGGCGACGGCCTGTCCGACGTGCCGGCCGATTCGGTGGACCTGGTGCTCAACAACCCGCCGTTCCACACCCACCAGGCGACCACCGACGCGACCGCCTGGCGGATGTTCACCGGCTCCCGCCGGGTGCTGCGCCCCGGCGGCGAACTCTGGGTCATCGGCAACCGCCACCTTGGCTACCATGTCAAGCTGCGACGGCTGTTCGGCAACTGCGAGGTCGTCACCAGCGACCCGAAGTTCGTCATCCTGCGGTCCGTCAGGACCTGA
- a CDS encoding tyrosine protein phosphatase, with amino-acid sequence MARPRGNDWLEDEMTALKVAGVDVLVCALTAPEREELGLADEPRAAEAAGLRYVAIPIPDRTIPDLPAILPTLRALAGQLREGAHITTHCRAGIGRSSLLAAALLILNGTDPDTAWAGIERARGLAVPDTAEQRDWTSQL; translated from the coding sequence ATGGCCAGGCCCCGCGGGAACGACTGGCTCGAAGACGAGATGACCGCACTGAAAGTCGCCGGAGTCGACGTCCTGGTCTGCGCGCTCACCGCCCCCGAACGCGAGGAGCTCGGCCTCGCGGACGAACCCCGGGCGGCCGAGGCGGCCGGCCTCCGCTACGTCGCGATACCCATCCCCGACCGCACCATCCCCGACCTCCCCGCCATCCTGCCCACCCTGCGCGCCCTCGCCGGGCAGCTGCGCGAGGGCGCCCACATCACCACCCACTGCCGCGCGGGCATCGGCCGCTCGTCCCTGCTGGCCGCCGCCCTGCTCATCCTCAACGGCACCGACCCGGACACCGCGTGGGCCGGCATCGAACGCGCCCGCGGCCTCGCCGTCCCCGACACCGCCGAGCAGCGCGACTGGACCTCGCAGCTCTAG
- a CDS encoding NAD(P)H-dependent oxidoreductase, translating into MARSFLFLLSSARADGNSELLARSAAEQLPGDVDQQWLDLTRLRLPDFRDLRHAEDTWPQEGEDDESLLRLATLGATDIVIVSPLYWYSLSSYAKRYLDYWSKWLSTPDPGFKAAMAGRTLWGVTALAHREEEVAAPLVLSLNHSAAYMGMRFGGVLLGNGSKPGQVLSDERAAVRAKTFFAEQAPLARFPYDEH; encoded by the coding sequence ATGGCCCGTTCGTTCCTCTTCCTCCTCAGCAGTGCCCGGGCGGACGGAAACAGCGAGTTGCTGGCCCGTTCGGCGGCCGAGCAGCTGCCGGGCGACGTCGACCAGCAGTGGCTGGACCTGACGCGGCTGCGGCTGCCCGACTTCCGCGACCTGCGCCACGCGGAGGACACCTGGCCGCAGGAGGGCGAGGACGACGAGTCGCTGCTGCGCCTGGCGACGCTCGGCGCCACCGACATCGTCATCGTCTCGCCGCTGTACTGGTACTCCCTGTCGTCCTACGCGAAGCGCTACCTCGACTACTGGTCGAAGTGGCTGTCCACCCCGGACCCCGGCTTCAAGGCCGCGATGGCCGGGCGCACCCTGTGGGGCGTGACCGCGCTGGCGCACCGGGAGGAGGAGGTGGCGGCGCCGCTGGTCCTCTCGCTGAACCACTCGGCGGCCTACATGGGCATGCGCTTCGGTGGCGTCCTGCTCGGCAACGGCTCAAAGCCGGGGCAGGTGCTCAGCGATGAACGAGCGGCTGTCCGGGCCAAGACCTTCTTCGCCGAGCAGGCGCCGCTCGCCCGCTTCCCGTACGACGAGCACTGA
- the rox gene encoding rifampin monooxygenase, with amino-acid sequence MIDVIVVGGGPTGLMLAGELRLHGVQTLVLDKEAEPTRQSRAQGLHARSVEVMAQRGLLERFLALGKQYAVGGFFAGISTSWPEQLDTAHSYVLAIPQVVTERLLAEHATELGAELRRGCELVGLSQDEDGVTAELADGTRLRSRYLVGCDGGRSTVRKLLGVGFPGEPSRVETLLGEMEVAVPAEELAAVVAEVRKTHFRFGAMPLADGVYRVIVPAEGVAEERTLPPTLEEFKQQLRVFAGTDFGVHSPRWLSRFGDATRLAERYRSGRVLLAGDAAHIHPPTGGQGLNLGVQDAFNLGWKLAAEVNGWAPQGLLDSYHAERHPVAADVLDNTRAQMVLLSPEPGPRAVRRLLAELMEFEDVNRYLIEKITAIAVRYDFGEGHELLGRRLRDVGLKRGRLYELMHGGRGLLLDQTGRLSVAGWADRVDHVVDVSDELDVPAVLLRPDGHVAWVGDDQQELLGELPTWFGAE; translated from the coding sequence ATGATTGACGTGATCGTGGTCGGCGGCGGACCCACCGGCCTGATGCTGGCCGGCGAGTTGCGGCTGCACGGCGTGCAGACGCTCGTGTTGGACAAGGAGGCCGAGCCGACCAGGCAGTCCCGCGCGCAGGGCCTGCACGCGCGCAGCGTCGAGGTGATGGCCCAGCGCGGTCTGCTGGAGCGCTTCCTCGCGCTCGGCAAGCAGTACGCGGTCGGCGGTTTCTTCGCCGGCATCTCCACGTCCTGGCCCGAGCAGCTGGACACCGCGCACTCCTACGTCCTCGCCATCCCGCAGGTGGTCACCGAGCGCCTGCTGGCCGAGCACGCCACCGAGCTCGGCGCCGAGCTCCGGCGCGGCTGCGAGCTGGTCGGGCTGAGCCAGGACGAGGACGGGGTGACCGCCGAGCTGGCCGACGGCACGCGGCTGCGCTCGCGCTACCTGGTCGGCTGCGACGGCGGCCGCAGCACGGTGCGCAAGCTGCTCGGCGTCGGCTTCCCCGGCGAGCCCTCCAGGGTCGAGACGCTGCTGGGCGAGATGGAGGTGGCCGTGCCGGCGGAGGAGCTGGCCGCCGTGGTGGCCGAAGTCCGCAAGACCCACTTCCGGTTCGGTGCCATGCCCCTCGCGGACGGGGTGTACCGCGTGATCGTGCCCGCCGAGGGGGTGGCCGAGGAGCGCACGCTCCCGCCGACGCTCGAGGAGTTCAAGCAGCAGCTGCGGGTGTTCGCCGGCACCGACTTCGGCGTGCACTCGCCGCGCTGGCTCTCCCGCTTCGGCGACGCCACCCGGCTGGCCGAGCGCTACCGGAGCGGCCGGGTGCTGCTGGCCGGCGACGCGGCGCACATCCACCCGCCGACCGGCGGGCAGGGGCTCAACCTGGGTGTCCAGGACGCGTTCAACCTCGGCTGGAAGCTGGCCGCCGAGGTCAACGGCTGGGCGCCGCAGGGGCTGCTGGACAGCTACCACGCCGAACGCCACCCGGTGGCCGCCGACGTCCTGGACAACACCCGCGCGCAGATGGTGCTGCTGTCCCCCGAGCCCGGTCCCCGGGCCGTGCGCCGGCTGCTGGCGGAACTGATGGAGTTCGAGGACGTCAACCGGTACCTGATCGAGAAGATCACGGCGATCGCGGTCCGCTACGACTTCGGCGAGGGGCATGAGCTGCTCGGCCGGCGGCTGCGCGACGTGGGGCTGAAGCGGGGTCGCCTCTACGAGTTGATGCACGGCGGCCGCGGGCTGCTGCTCGACCAGACCGGCCGGCTCTCGGTGGCGGGTTGGGCGGACCGGGTCGACCATGTCGTCGACGTCAGCGACGAACTGGACGTGCCGGCGGTGCTGTTGCGGCCGGACGGCCATGTGGCATGGGTGGGTGACGATCAGCAGGAGCTGCTCGGCGAGCTGCCCACATGGTTCGGCGCGGAATAG